From one Selenomonadales bacterium genomic stretch:
- a CDS encoding aminotransferase class I/II-fold pyridoxal phosphate-dependent enzyme, with protein sequence MRWNERISPNVLAIPPSGIRRFFDIAAEMDDVVSLGVGEPDFITPWHIRESCVYGLERGFTAYTSNAGLLELREEIARHFSTRYNVDYDPKKEVLITVGVSEALDLAIRALLSPGDDALIPEPCYVSYKSCVSLVGANPIPVPTSMENNFQLTVDALERAITPKTKLLLIGYPNNPTGAIMPREELMKIADFAKAHDLIVLSDEIYADLTYDAEHTCFSSLPGMKERTIVFNGFSKAYAMTGWRIGYALGAPEIIAAMTKIHQYTMLCAPITAQIAAVEALKNGEKQMRKMVKEYDCRRRLMVDGFRAMGLDCFEPKGAFYIFPSIKRTGLSSMDFAEQLLRAEKVAIVPGDAFGDSGQGHIRCSYAYSIANLNEALTRIEHFVRPMLK encoded by the coding sequence ATGAGATGGAATGAACGAATCTCACCGAATGTGCTTGCTATCCCTCCGTCGGGTATCCGCCGATTCTTCGACATTGCCGCAGAGATGGACGATGTCGTATCGCTCGGCGTAGGCGAACCTGACTTCATCACGCCGTGGCATATCCGCGAAAGCTGTGTCTACGGCCTTGAACGCGGCTTCACGGCGTATACGTCGAACGCAGGCCTCTTGGAACTCCGAGAAGAAATAGCGCGCCACTTCTCGACGCGCTACAATGTAGACTACGACCCGAAAAAAGAAGTCCTCATCACCGTCGGTGTCAGCGAAGCACTCGACCTCGCTATCCGCGCGCTGCTCTCCCCCGGAGATGATGCACTCATTCCCGAGCCTTGCTACGTATCGTACAAATCGTGCGTATCGCTCGTCGGCGCAAACCCCATTCCCGTACCGACGTCGATGGAAAACAACTTCCAGCTGACAGTCGATGCACTCGAACGCGCCATCACGCCGAAAACGAAACTCCTCCTCATCGGCTACCCGAACAATCCGACGGGTGCTATCATGCCGCGCGAGGAGCTCATGAAAATTGCCGATTTCGCCAAAGCACACGACCTCATCGTGCTGTCTGACGAGATCTACGCCGACCTCACGTACGATGCCGAGCACACGTGCTTCTCCTCGCTCCCCGGCATGAAAGAACGCACCATCGTCTTCAACGGCTTCTCCAAAGCATACGCCATGACAGGCTGGCGCATCGGTTACGCACTCGGCGCACCCGAGATCATCGCCGCCATGACGAAGATCCACCAATACACGATGCTCTGCGCACCGATCACCGCGCAGATCGCCGCTGTCGAAGCACTCAAAAACGGTGAAAAACAGATGCGTAAGATGGTCAAAGAATACGACTGCCGTCGTCGTCTGATGGTAGACGGATTCCGCGCAATGGGGCTCGACTGCTTCGAGCCGAAAGGCGCATTCTACATCTTCCCGTCTATCAAGAGAACAGGCCTCTCCTCGATGGACTTTGCCGAACAGCTTCTGCGCGCAGAAAAAGTCGCCATCGTCCCAGGTGATGCCTTCGGTGACAGCGGTCAGGGTCACATACGCTGTTCGTATGCGTACTCTATCGCCAACCTCAACGAAGCCCTCACACGCATCGAACATTTCGTCCGTCCGATGCTCAAATAA